The following coding sequences lie in one Oncorhynchus gorbuscha isolate QuinsamMale2020 ecotype Even-year linkage group LG10, OgorEven_v1.0, whole genome shotgun sequence genomic window:
- the LOC124045992 gene encoding membrane-associated guanylate kinase, WW and PDZ domain-containing protein 3-like isoform X2 produces the protein MPGKVLNTDLRHYLSLQFQKGSLDHKLQQVIRDNLYLRTIPCTTRQPREGEVPGVDYNFISVGEFRVLEESGLLLESGTYDGNYYGTPKPPAEPSPVHPDLVDQVLFDEEFDTEVQRKRTTSVSKMDRKDSAAPEEEDEEERERSPLVNGLTEHKDKAGQEWRKTVPSYNQSSSGAMDFRTWNTLPHDESQEPLPKTWEMAYTETGMVYFIDHNTKTTTWLDPRLAKKAKPPEKCEDGELPYGWEKIEDPQYGTYYVDHINQKTQFENPVLEAKRKLSLDTPSSGQQGATTPSDEPVVGVRGFVRDPAHLQGSILRTALRKSPQGFGFTIIGGDRHDEFLQVKNVLRDGPAAYDNKMASGDVIVDINGLCVLGKTHADVVQLFQSVPVNQYVDMVLCRGYPLPEDTGGSDDAAGDVATALPLAPEASPSPSTSNTKDIHYGTSPDGTLPRQTTATAVPTMTNGGRHYPEGPDPTLLQPELVGVPLVKGPGGFGFAIADCPLGQKVKMILDAQWCRGLLKGDVIKEINRQNVQTLSHAQVVDILKDLPVGSEVHVLVLRGGQTSPVKSLKPCTAPMSQQRQERQEKEMSTSTETLSPADPALTPAPQPLPFPPNTMRSASPKPDPSQLYLKSKALLDSKPPNTKDLDVFIKRNQESGFGFRVLGGEGPDQPVYIGAIVPLGAAEKDGRLRAGDELMCIDGVPVKGRSHKQVLELMTNAARNGQVLLTVRRKLAHTEEDVGGGQQKVAPALVNGSPKLLRIEVPTASSPQHPECYNVTLQRKDNEGFGFVILTSKNKPPPGVIPHKIGRIIEGSPTDRNGQLKVSDRISAVNSQSIVELSHNDIVQLIKEAGNTVTLTVVPEDENSGPASETSSAKQSPATQHRAVGQQPASHTDRNEDPLELKSVPPSELGQLITSGPKQGCFHVELERGQRGFGFSLRGGKEYNMGLFILRLAEEGPALKDGRIHVGDQIVEINGEPTQGITHTRAIELIQAGGTKVLLLLRPGLGRVPDPSMKEKVNISPSSFPRLSASGQQSSPASPSSISLSTSELSPPSSANTTAPEEPSVWDMSAAAAPSPSRLLEPNKARGQQPRHHRGHTSPNTLPKKSDSMSHSNKHASPKRATEARADTKERSQSPRKTDRGDRSQAGTVENKNESLEGDVRRERKAHSHGQRERREGREGRSSSPRKTTPRRDPEAGVSRQPSRGQDEGQRRSGGQQHPSSNPASGEGTQGGERRRGNQEEDPTRRQERESEGWGTSESRRKDRGAAPHRSHSQTQREKARPDSEGGTLHRREGGQREGRESKHREAAEEENPSDTRGSTSSAAIQEHTYNGNPSSKKPATITPGPWKVPSSAKINPHAEGN, from the exons GCAACTACTACGGGACGCCCAAGCCCCCAGCGGAGCCCAGCCCGGTGCACCCTGACCTGGTGGATCAGGTGCTGTTTGATGAGGAGTTTGATACAGAGGTCCAGAGGAAACGCACCACCTCCGTCAGCAAGATGGACAGGAAGGACAGCGCAGCCcccgaggaggaggacgaggaggagagagagcggtcGCCCCTGGTCAACGGGCTCACAG AGCACAAGGACAAGGCTGGGCAGGAGTGGAGGAAGACGGTACCCAGCTATAACCAGTCCAGTAGTGGGGCTATGGACTTCAGGACTTGGAACACCTTACCACACGACGAGAGCCAGGAGCCCCTGCCCAAGACCTGGGAGATGGCCTACACAGAGACGGGCATGGTCTACTTCATAGA TCACAACACCAAGACCACTACCTGGCTGGACCCCAGGCTGGCCAAGAAGGCCAAGCCCCCGGAGAAGTGTGAGGATGGAG AGCTTCCGTATGGCTGGGAGAAGATTGAAGATCCACAGTATGGAACCTACTATGTTGA CCATATCAACCAGAAGACCCAGTTTGAGAACCCCGTCCTGGAAGCCAAGAGGAAACTGAGCCTGGACACCCCCTCCTCTGGCCAGCAGGGGGCTACCACACCCTCAG atgagcCTGTTGTGGGTGTGAGGGGTTTTGTGCGGGACCCAGCCCACCTCCAGGGCTCCATCCTAAGGACAGCTCTAAGGAAGAGCCCCCAGGGGTTTGGCTTCACCATCATCGGGGGCGACCGCCATGACGAGTTCCTCCAGGTGAAGAACGTGCTCCGAGACGGCCCTGCCGCGTACGACAACAAGATGGCCTCCG GCGATGTGATCGTGGACATCAATGGCTTGTGTGTCCTGGGGAAGACCCATGCCGATGTGGTTCAGTTGTTTCAGTCTGTCCCAGTCAACCAGTACGTGGACATGGTGCTGTGTCGGGGCTACCCCCTGCCTGAGGACACCGGTGGGAGTGACGATGCCGCAGGGGATGTAGCCACCGCCCTGCCCCTGGCCCCCGAGGCCAGCCCGTCACCTTCCACTTCCAACACCAAGGACATCCACTACGGCACCAGCCCAGACGGCACCCTTCCTAGACAG ACCACCGCCACTGCAGTACCAACCATGACCAACGGGGGGCGCCACTATCCTGAGGGTCCAGACCCCACTCTGCTGCAGCCGGAGCTGGTGGGTGTGCCCCTGGTGAAGGGGCCGGGAGGGTTCGGCTTTGCCATCGCAGACTGCCCCCTGGGCCAGAAG GTGAAGATGATCCTGGATGCCCAGTGGTGCCGTGGCCTGCTGAAGGGGGATGTTATCAAGGAGATCAACCGTCAGAACGTCCAGACGCTGAGCCACGCCCAGGTGGTGGACATCCTCAAAGACCTGCCGGTGGGCAGCGAGGTCCACGTCCTGGTACtcaggggag gtcaGACATCTCCTGTGAAGTCTCTAAAACCT TGCACTGCTCCCATGTCGCAGCAGaggcaggagaggcaggagaAGGAGATGTCCACCAGCACCGAGACCCTCAGCCCCGCAGACCCGGCCCTGACCCCGGCCCCCCAGCCCCTTCCCTTCCCCCCCAACACCATGCGCTCAGCCTCCCCCAAACCCGACCCCTCACAACTCTACCTCAAGTCCAAGGCCCTGCTGGACAGCAAGC CCCCCAACACCAAGGACCTAGATGTGTTCATCAAGAGGAACCAGGAGTCGGGCTTTGGTTTCCGCGTTTTAGGAGGAGAGGGGCCAGATCAGCCC GTGTACATTGGTGCCATCGTGCCCCTGGGAGCGGCAGAGAAGGACGGGCGTCTGCGGGCAGGTGATGAGCTCATGTGTATCGACGGGGTGCCAGTAAAGGGCAGATCTCACAAGCAGGTGCTGGAGCTGATGACCAACGCTGCCCGCAACGGACAAGTCCTGCTGACAGTCCGCAGGAAACTCGctcacacag aggAGGACGTTGGTGGTGGTCAGCAGAAGGTGGCTCCAGCCCTGGTTAACGGCTCTCCCAAGCTCCTCCGCATCGAGGTCCCTACGGCCAGCTCCCCCCAACACCCAGAGTGCTACAACGTCACCCTGCAACGCAAAGACAACGAAGGCTTTGGCTTCGTAATCCTGACCTCCAAGAACAAGCCGCCTCCcggag tTATCCCTCACAAGATCGGCCGCATCATCGAGGGCAGCCCCACGGACCGCAACGGTCAGCTGAAGGTGAGCGACCGTATCTCAGCTGTCAACTCCCAGTCCATCGTGGAACTGTCCCACAACGACATCGTCCAGCTCATCAAGGAGGCCGGCAACACTGTCACCCTCACTGTGGTGCCGGAGGATG AGAATAGTGGTCCTGCATCTGAAACCAGTTCAGCCAAGCAGAGCCCTGCAACACAGCACAGAGCTGTGGGCCAGCAGCCTGCCAGCCACACTGACAG GAATGAAGACCCTCTGGAGTTGAAGTCCGTCCCACCCAGCGAGCTGGGACAACTCATCACCTCGGGCCCCAAGCAG GGCTGTTTCCACGTGGAGCTGGAGCGAGGCCAGCGGGGGTTTGGCTTCAGTCTGCGGGGAGGGAAGGAGTACAACATGGGCCTGTTCATACTGAGACTGGCGGAGGAGGGCCCTGCGCTGAAAGACGGCAGGATCCAC GTTGGAGATCAGATCGTGGAGATCAATGGCGAGCCCACCCAAGGCATCACACACACCCGGGCCATCGAGCTGATCCAGGCTGGGGGCACTAAGGTTTTGCTGCTCCTCAGACCTGGCCTGGGCCGGGTCCCCGACCCCA GTATGAAGGAGAAAGTGAACATTTCACCCTCAAGCTTTCCAAGACTCTCTGCATCCGGCCAGCAGTCATCCCCTGcttctccatcctccatctccttGTCCACCTCCGAGCTGTCCCCGCCCTCGTCCGCCAACACCACTGCCCCCGAAGAGCCCTCTGTCTGGGACATGTCCGCTGCTgctgccccctccccctccaggcTGCTGGAGCCCAACAAGGCCAGAGGGCAGCAGCCTCGCCACCACAGGGGTCACACCAGTCCCAACACCCTCCCCAAGAAGAGTGACTCCATGTCCCACAGCAACAAGCATGCTAGCCCCAAGAGAGCCACGGAAGCCCGGGCTGATACCAAAGAGCGCTCCCAGAGCcccaggaagacagacagaggtgacCGAAGCCAGGCAGGGACTGTTGAAAACAAGAACGAGTCTTTAGAGGGAGACgtaagaagggagaggaaggcccACAGCCACGGCCAGAGAGAGCGccgggagggcagagagggacgCTCTTCCAGCCCCAGGAAGACCACCCCTAGGAGGGATCCAGAGGCAGGAGTCTCCAGGCAGCCCTCAAGGGGCCAGGATGAGGGTCAGAGGCGTTCTGGAGGGCAGCAGCATCCTAGCTCCAACCCGGCCTCTGGAGAGGGCacgcaggggggagagaggaggaggggtaatCAGGAGGAGGACCCCACTcgcagacaggagagggagagcgaaGGTTGGGGAACCAGCGAGAGCCGTAGGAAGGACAGGGGGGCGGCGCCTCATAGATCCCACTCCCAGACACAGAGGGAGAAGGCACGGCCAGACTCTGAGGGCGGAACCCTGCATCGCAGagaggggggtcagagagagggaagagagagcaagCACAGAGAGGCGGCTGAGGAGGAGAATCCGAGTGATACCAGGGGTAGCACAAGTAGTGCTGCTATCCAGGAGCACACATATAACGGGAACCCTAGCAGTAAGAAACCGGCCACCATCACCCCGGGGCCGTGGAAGGTCCCCAGCTCAGCCAAGATCAACCCTCATGCGGAGGGTAACTGA